gacgaactacaatctccccccttggctatgcatgaaggaagagtattttatgctaactctgcttattcctgggccaaaatcaccgggtaaagacatggatgtatttctaagacccttggtggatgagttaaaaCAATTGTGGATTAACGGAGTCGACACAAGAGATGGCACAAGGAATGAATTGTTCAAGATGCGTGCAGCCCTTCTGTGGACAATTAACGATTTCCCTGCTCGTAGTAGCTTGTCTGGTTGGAGCGGGCAAGGGTATAAAGCATGTCCAACGTGCAATGAAGACACCACTTCCATtcgagtgattggtaagacatcgTATGTCGGTCATAGGCGATTCTTGAGGAGTAATCATAAGTATAGAAGGGACAAGGAATTTGATGGCAAAGTTGAGAAAAGAAATCCTCCACAACAGTTTACTTGTCAACAAGTTTTAgatcaagtcaatgctttaccGCTTCAAGTGTCTGGTAAACATGACAGATTTGGGGGGGGTGAAGCGCAAGCGAGGTGCAGGGgaaagtaattggaggaaaaaaagtattttctatGAACTTGATTACTGGAGTTCAAATCAGTTAAAACACaacctagatgtgatgcatgttgagaagaatatGTGCGACAGCATCCTTGGGACTTTGTTagataatgataaatctaaggacaccactgaCGCAAGACATGATTTAAAGAATATGGGGGTTAGGAAATCGTTGTGGATTTACGAGGATGCCAATAAAAGGTTAATGAAACCGCATGCTCCATACGTGTTCACTTTTGAACAGAGGCGAGACTTCTGTCAATTTTTGAAAGGAGTGAAGTTGCCCGATGGTTTTTGTTCTAATCTAAAGAAAAAAGTCACAGACAATGactcaaacattgttgggttgaagtcccatgattgtcatgtgataatgcaacgattacttgcagtaggtgttcgcaagtttttaccagaatctatatccactaccatcactgaattgtgtaatttcttcaaaCAATTGTGCTCTAGGACACTAAACGTTTCTGATATGGagaaagctaaggatgacttgattgttattttatgcaagatggagttgattttccctCCAGCATTCTTTGACATAATGATCCATCTGGTTTTGCACTTGCCTGATGAAGCAATATTGGGAGGAcctgtatttatgaggtggatgtatccttttgaaagatacatgaaaaaattaaaaaactatgtcaggaataaagctcgtcctgaaggatctatagcagaaggatatgttgcagatgaggctttgacattttgttcaatgtatttcaaaggtgtggaaacaaaatttaatcagCCTGATCGAAACGAAGATGCACCGTATGTGAATCGACACCTCACAGTGtttgaatctcaatgtcgtcctctTAGTAAGGGAATTCCTGTGCCCCTCGATGAAAATACTCGGAAtaaagctgagtggttcatattggataattctccataaactgaagtgtatttagagtaagtacataattaatattcattttattctttgttcaatctactccttaattaacaatattgacattgttaattaattaacagggAACACCTAACTGAGGTGCAACAAAGAGATATGGTTGCCAATCATAAATTGATACATAAGAAAGAGTTTCgttcatggtttcataagaaggtaacttgtacttagcaaattgcatactacaaattacattctcattctaatatatttctttattattagatatatgacttgcaccaaCTTTGGTCATTAGAGCATGTTGATGAattactagctttagcatctgggtcagatctatTGGCTTACTCCTaccaagcatgtatagtgaacgGAGTTCGATTTGTCTCATACAATCGAGATCAGAATCGAATTACACAAAACAGTGGAGTGTGTGTTGctggaacagaaggttttaactattacgggcaacttgaagaaatactccagctgtcttttactggttcttattcggtggtattatttcgatgtaaatggttcaatacagatccgaaaaaaaagaaaaccatcactgtaaataatattactagtatcaatgttagcggtgaatggtataaagatgaaccgttcatactagctagtcaagcaaaacaagtattctacatcgatgatctcgttagaggacgagattggaaagttgtccaagaagtgaatcatcggcaagtttgggactttccagatgcttcagatatgattgctgatgttgatgttgtacatgacaccaactcatcgaattttgttttgactgtggatctcggagagttggttgttcagcaatctgatgtaccagcgactcaagtcaacacggcccatcgaccttctttagttgttcaagaagatgatggatttattaatgacaatgaagatgatatggcagacagtgtagaagaagcagaagatgaggatgaattaattgtcgaccttagtgatgataatactattgatgtgtgcccgatagatgttgatgtaattagtgaggatagtgactattctacttagttttgtatctagtgttcaatgtattatacatattgagaaataaaaagttcgtttccaaatagcatgtttcaaattacctaatcaattgaaataatactcaataaattaattataaataataattaaatattaaaatagataggttaaattactgtcgtgttagtagatgtcagcagatgtggctagagctcacggtggagacgctggcggtgatcctccaccggatcctactaggatcccgactACATGCGACTcaggtaatttttttgttattttatttacacatatgtttatcatgtatatactaatattctatgtattattaataaaataaaaatacaggAATCCCAATTAAGAGAAAGGGTCGTGGCGCAGCTATTGGAAAAGATCTAGAGGAGAGGCGGCGTAAAAATGGAAAACCACTGGAAGTAACGTTTTGCCCACGAATGTACAAGGTTGTTGGGGGCGAGCACGCTGCTTTTGTCCGCCTTGTGGGAACCCAAATTAAAACGAAAGTTCCCGGACATTACGGTTCATGGGAATTAGTGCCTCAACAATACAAGGATCAGGTCATTGCCATAATTCAGGTAAAAatagtattaaatatatttttttaaaatttgtctttaatatagtacatatattattaatatgtttaattttcaatttaGTACTATTATCAAATAGCGGGCCGCGAGGATTTCTTAAAGTGTTTAAATGGTATCGATCGAGAGATGAAAGACCGATACCGCAATAGGAAAACACTAAGACACGAACActttgagaaatactacaatggaCCGGAGGATTGGGATAAGGTTCTAAACAACCCAACCAATGATGTTAACAAGGAGGAGTGGAAGCAGATTtgtcagttatttacaagtcCACAATTTATTGCGCGCTCCATAAAGAATAAGGAAAATCGGAAGAAACAAAAGTATTCTACAACACAGGGTACAAAATCGCTGGCAGCCGTCCGTTTTGAAAAAGTaagtaaaagataaaatattatcaaaattatgttattttaaattatatgttctctaacattttGGTTATATTTTTTAGACGAACCCGGACCTCATTGAGTCATGGAAGGATTATCATTGGAAGAAATCAAAAAATGATTTCGTGAACGATGATGCtcgccaagattatgtaagtttgaattatattttttaatattaatagagttatatttaatgttagtgtctaacattttttgaaaacaggaaaaactgaaggctgattttgagttacgaactcagcaaacatccactgatgcttctaataatgatagTCTGTCATCAGTTGATCAGGAGGAGGTGCTACAAAAAGTATTAGGCCAAAGGCGTGGACATGAGCGAGGAGTGGGCCGCAAATTGaaggggtcggggtcggggtcgaggtcatcatctacccaacactctcacttcagcgagtctcaagttcctcctcatcattcaagagaatatatagaaaatCTGGAGAATAATTTACAGAAATTGACTGATCAAGTTAATTTCTTAACTCAATATTTTGTACCTTCATTTCGTCCACCAAACGTTCAGATGCCGCATGTGCCTGATAGTGACAATACTTCTAGGGCTtcgtcttctcaacctccagctccaaCTCATCCTTCTATGTACGGGGCAGCGCCGTCTTATCATATGGTACCTCCATATATGTACGGAACAACACCTTATCCGTGTCCGATTCCACCGTCCTCCCAGCCAtcgtatccctacatgtatggagctgAATCAtccacattacctccccaatatccttGGCCGATGCCGCCACCGCAGCAATCACAACCACCGCAACAACCACAACAAGAAGACAATAGGGAGGAGGACGAGGCAACTGACCTAGGAGACtaagtttatatttttattaattattgtttaattttatgaatatttgttatgttaatgtattatgaatatttataattgttattttaatatactaatttgaatatttaatataatatttttatttttaattaattaaattttaaataaatatttcgataaataattatttaaaattgtatttaattaattttattattttttataaatagagtagtattaggggcgacattgtCGCCCCTGGTAATATGCTACGTGTACAATTTGGGGCGGCAGAATATAGTATTAGGGACGa
This genomic interval from Humulus lupulus chromosome 8, drHumLupu1.1, whole genome shotgun sequence contains the following:
- the LOC133795624 gene encoding uncharacterized protein LOC133795624 codes for the protein MSADVARAHGGDAGGDPPPDPTRIPTTCDSGIPIKRKGRGAAIGKDLEERRRKNGKPLEVTFCPRMYKVVGGEHAAFVRLVGTQIKTKVPGHYGSWELVPQQYKDQVIAIIQYYYQIAGREDFLKCLNGIDREMKDRYRNRKTLRHEHFEKYYNGPEDWDKVLNNPTNDVNKEEWKQICQLFTSPQFIARSIKNKENRKKQKYSTTQGTKSLAAVRFEKTNPDLIESWKDYHWKKSKNDFVNDDARQDYEKLKADFELRTQQTSTDASNNDSLSSVDQEEVLQKVLGQRRGHERGVGRKLKGSGSGSRSSSTQHSHFSESQVPPHHSREYIENLENNLQKLTDQVNFLTQYFVPSFRPPNVQMPHVPDSDNTSRASSSQPPAPTHPSMYGAAPSYHMVPPYMYGTTPYPCPIPPSSQPSYPYMYGAESSTLPPQYPWPMPPPQQSQPPQQPQQEDNREEDEATDLGD